The region GAGAAGAAGCAGGGGTTCTCGATCCTGATGTTGGTCCACTCTGAGTTTCTTTGAGCTGGTCTGCAAAAGCTGATCTGTGGTCCCAAGAACTTGACAGCCACGACACAGTCCTCATCCTCAGGGGAAGACGTGGACATTGACACGTTGGTGACGATTTGGGTTTGGCAATGAGGCAGAGTCACAAGAGGAGGTAAAGGGATGCGTTTCGGGTTCGTATACGATGCACTTGGGTTTAGATCGTCTTGGAGACGCAGTATGCCGTCTTTCTTCAAAGTAGCCACCCAACCATGGGATGACCCGATGGTTACCGAATCATCAGTGTCATACACCAAGTCCCGAGGCACAACCTTATGCAGATCAATGCCGTGAGGTTGATTATATTGATCTGCATATATAACACCGAGTTTTGCCTCATTAAGTCCCCAGCTGCCAACTCGGACGATGGTACAAGGAGCGGTTTGCGGCAAGGAAGTTGAGACAAGCGGAGAGGATCTTACCAGCACAGGTCTCCTAAAGCATAGCTTCAAGGGATGGTTGAGAAGCAGAGACATGGTTGAATATGATATGCAAGAGATTGGCAAGGAAGAAAATAACCCTAATTATGATGGGTGTTATATATTCGCATTAATGTAGAGGAAGTACAAGACTTGTCAACCAAGTTTCCGTCTTTAATTTTGGTCATACACAATCTTAATTtgatttcatttctttttacGATCAAACCATCCATTTTAAAACTCTTTGTTATTTGCCACTGAATCTTTCATTTTAATTGGATTAATTTAAACTCAATTAATTCATTTTGTATTTTCCATGTATATGTAATTTTCgtaaagactttttttttgtatggtaGTCACAAAATCTGTGCACACATTCagatttttcagttttttctttttcagttcaTCATTTGGAACTTATAATTGCAACGAAACTCTGCTTTCCTATGTTTTGTTCATCATAGTGGCCGTTTGATCTCGCTGGTTGATTCTTTGTCGTCGGGGTCTTCTTCTTCGACAAAGAGGCTCCGGCGGGGAGGAGGACGAAGTCGTCGTATGGGAGGTCGGTGAGCAGTGCGGCGAGGATGGCGAGGAAGTCGGTGGCGATAGTGTGTAATGGGAGAAGCTCGTTGATGGCTGTGATGATACAAGCGATTGCTCATAGGGTGAGTTATGTGTGGGTGGTTGATGAAGATGGTTGTTTGGTTGGTATGGTTACTTTTGTTGATATTTTGAAGCTCTTTAGAGGATTTTTGGATGATCAACACTAAgaatcattatcatcatcataagttttattacatttttttgtaagaaatttCATAAACATACAGCCAAAACAGACGTTGTATGAGTTTCTTTTGGTGAAAGTTGCCATAAGACCAAAGTTCTTGAGGAATATTTCGGGTCATGTGTTAAATATCTTTGATTTTTGGATCTCAATGACAGTTTTGAATCTTAAATTTCAGCTCATAATCTCTCTT is a window of Raphanus sativus cultivar WK10039 unplaced genomic scaffold, ASM80110v3 Scaffold2561, whole genome shotgun sequence DNA encoding:
- the LOC130505761 gene encoding uncharacterized protein LOC130505761, translated to MSLLLNHPLKLCFRRPVLVRSSPLVSTSLPQTAPCTIVRVGSWGLNEAKLGVIYADQYNQPHGIDLHKVVPRDLVYDTDDSVTIGSSHGWVATLKKDGILRLQDDLNPSASYTNPKRIPLPPLVTLPHCQTQIVTNVSMSTSSPEDEDCVVAVKFLGPQISFCRPAQRNSEWTNIRIENPCFFSSRVMFSKKDEMFLMPGSGGHLIASWDLLLKKNTKLQNLCLDNLPKLSKKKRELLEACCKSEHLVESRSTGETFLIKWYKKTTKIFKGVARMKTKALMVFKLDGLGNAVYTKDIGDLAIFLSKSEPFCVNASSFPDLAPNRVHLNDMGELAIVCPTHISPLISLRTGESIVPPFYIPPQNIELS